A single window of Mycolicibacterium madagascariense DNA harbors:
- a CDS encoding Ig-like domain-containing protein, with product MKHSEFVGRIGALAVALGIGTAIAAPAGIAWANPDTTSDSSSANSQSGGASSSTAGGQTASEGTTAQTPGGTESAHGGATTGSSTGSSATTPATSSPTTGSPSTGSPSTGSASTVDVAPGVSVSSSGGAHTSKHRHASTTKQDNGSGRTADSDSPTAKTASTKPTTKVANSAVAQAPKTAAAAAPDTAPSAATTAVSVAATTVATTPVALTPVTAKPAPVTIATIVRRLVTPMISSLLTSLERGLADSPIGWMLLAAARREIGIPDTATAPTASVTTTAKSLAATAALNTAVNGTPTATAVISTTDPTTGVVKGQVVGSDPEGSAVSLTLTTKPTAGTLVFNASSGAFTYTPTTAQRIQAGVTGQPTTIAMTVTVSDGTTKAPVQLDIPISAIPLGVRTDVPGTSGGSAIAATNTRAYVTNRDAGTVTVIDTITGSVVGTFAAGTAPDGLAVKQDGTRLYVSSSTANTVTVIDTATGTVKATIAVTAPGDPTMSPTGTSVYVLNSGTASVTRISTATNKVAATYKLPPGSRATGIAASADNTKVYVTSDAGDGTTSVLVFSTSSSATAVKIGQLGGAATSLTVSPNNATVYVGSDAGTLTVIDAKTRAVVRTIAVGGVPSSVAVSRDASAVVVTDDTGRVAVFDAASGVLLHDVTTHPASGTAAQQVSAVSPDGTELYVTDPGGGTVRIVSLVPPNTPPSVGTPVSGTPGTATGAVTGSLGATDADGDHLTYTVTGAPSRGKVTVNADGTFTYTPTAAARHAAAQSGGATTDSFTVTVSDGRRGVVTTTVQVAISPTNKAPTATATVGTPNGATGVVTGSVKGSDADKDTVTYTPVSGPAKGTVTVTATGTFVYTPDAAARHAAMKPGATAADKQDSFTVAVDDGHGGVATVAVTVKIGPANAAPTGGNGTITQVDPRTGVVTGTLSATDADGDTLTYKASSPKKGTLVVNADGSFTYTPSIAARDAASAANAGAATQSEDIRITVTDGYGGTATFTLSAPITPYPPGNRPPGNGQNTVTSTSSALGTVTGVVSAVDPEGDPLTYTVTTGPTKGVLTLDATTGAYTYTPTVDARYTALATPGVDTDTFTVTVSDGLGGTMTQAVSVTIAPPSATAVDQRPTTVAINAPDFLLYTQAQLNTALDALQATGIDTIRVMIAWASVQPVQGWSLDWSAVDRVINTATARGITVLGVLNSTPYWAVTPGTLPVSGSPNDPAQFAKFAALVAARYKGKVASYEVWNEPNGWQYWQPGPDAKKYTALLKAAYTAIKGADPNALVVAGALGSVIDFGNFTENPVRFVTEMYAAGAAGYFDALSFHPYLYNNPFSTSGGNPESALSQVKRIYQLMVANGDGNKKIWATEYGQPASVVSEANQASFIGDFLRAWRNLPFAGPAFIHTLVDWNSSDPTEASFGIYHKDWTPKPAVAVIEQVLSENEAIEAAAAAAAQKV from the coding sequence TTGAAGCACAGTGAATTCGTCGGTCGCATCGGTGCCCTGGCCGTCGCCCTCGGTATCGGTACGGCGATCGCCGCACCCGCAGGCATCGCCTGGGCAAACCCCGATACGACGAGCGACTCGTCGTCGGCGAACAGTCAGAGCGGCGGTGCGTCGTCGTCGACGGCGGGCGGTCAGACCGCGTCGGAGGGCACCACCGCGCAGACTCCCGGCGGTACCGAATCCGCGCACGGCGGGGCCACCACCGGGTCCTCCACCGGGTCCTCGGCCACCACGCCCGCCACGTCCTCGCCCACCACCGGTTCGCCCAGCACCGGTTCGCCCAGCACCGGTTCGGCCAGCACCGTCGACGTGGCGCCCGGGGTGTCGGTGTCGTCCTCGGGCGGTGCCCACACCTCGAAGCACCGGCACGCCTCGACGACCAAGCAGGACAACGGCTCCGGTCGCACCGCGGACTCCGACTCCCCCACGGCCAAGACCGCGTCCACCAAGCCGACCACCAAGGTCGCGAATTCGGCTGTGGCGCAGGCGCCCAAAACCGCCGCAGCTGCCGCGCCGGACACCGCCCCGTCGGCCGCGACGACTGCGGTGAGCGTGGCGGCGACGACCGTGGCGACGACGCCGGTCGCACTGACCCCCGTCACCGCGAAGCCGGCTCCGGTCACGATCGCCACGATCGTGAGAAGACTCGTCACGCCGATGATCTCGTCGCTGCTCACCTCACTCGAGCGCGGGCTGGCCGATTCGCCGATCGGGTGGATGCTGCTCGCTGCCGCCCGCCGCGAGATCGGCATCCCGGACACCGCGACGGCCCCCACCGCGAGTGTCACCACGACCGCCAAGAGCCTCGCCGCGACCGCGGCGCTGAACACCGCGGTGAACGGGACCCCGACGGCCACGGCCGTCATCTCGACGACCGACCCGACGACGGGTGTGGTGAAGGGTCAGGTGGTCGGCTCCGACCCGGAGGGATCTGCGGTCTCCCTCACCCTGACTACCAAGCCCACCGCGGGAACACTCGTCTTCAATGCCAGCAGTGGCGCCTTCACCTACACCCCCACCACCGCGCAGCGCATCCAGGCGGGCGTCACCGGTCAGCCCACCACCATCGCCATGACGGTCACCGTCTCCGACGGGACCACGAAGGCACCCGTACAACTCGACATCCCCATCAGCGCCATCCCACTCGGGGTGCGCACCGACGTCCCGGGGACGAGCGGTGGCAGCGCCATCGCCGCGACGAATACCCGTGCCTACGTGACCAATCGGGATGCGGGCACCGTCACGGTGATCGACACCATCACCGGATCGGTGGTCGGCACGTTCGCCGCAGGCACCGCGCCCGACGGTCTCGCGGTCAAGCAGGACGGCACCCGGCTGTACGTGTCGAGCTCGACGGCGAACACGGTCACCGTGATCGACACCGCGACCGGCACGGTGAAGGCGACCATCGCCGTCACCGCTCCGGGCGATCCGACCATGTCGCCCACCGGCACGTCGGTGTACGTGCTGAACTCCGGCACGGCGTCGGTGACGCGGATCAGCACCGCGACGAACAAGGTGGCCGCGACCTACAAGCTCCCGCCGGGGTCCCGGGCAACCGGGATCGCCGCCAGCGCGGACAACACCAAGGTCTACGTCACCAGCGATGCCGGCGACGGCACCACCTCGGTGCTGGTCTTCTCGACCTCCTCGTCGGCGACGGCGGTCAAGATCGGCCAACTCGGCGGCGCCGCAACGAGTCTCACAGTCAGCCCGAACAACGCCACCGTGTACGTCGGCTCCGATGCCGGGACGCTCACCGTGATCGACGCCAAGACCCGCGCGGTCGTGCGGACCATCGCCGTCGGCGGCGTGCCCAGCAGCGTGGCGGTGAGCCGCGACGCGAGTGCCGTCGTGGTCACCGACGACACGGGCCGCGTCGCCGTCTTCGACGCGGCGTCCGGCGTCCTGCTCCACGACGTCACCACCCACCCGGCGTCGGGGACCGCAGCCCAGCAGGTGTCCGCGGTCAGCCCCGACGGCACCGAGCTCTACGTGACCGACCCGGGCGGCGGCACGGTGCGCATCGTCTCGCTGGTGCCGCCGAACACCCCTCCGAGTGTGGGCACGCCCGTCTCAGGCACCCCGGGCACGGCCACCGGCGCCGTCACCGGGAGCCTTGGGGCGACCGACGCCGACGGAGATCACCTGACCTACACCGTGACTGGCGCTCCCAGCCGGGGCAAGGTGACCGTGAATGCCGACGGTACCTTCACCTACACCCCCACCGCCGCGGCCCGTCACGCCGCCGCGCAGTCGGGCGGCGCCACCACCGACAGCTTCACCGTCACGGTGTCCGACGGGCGACGCGGCGTGGTGACCACCACGGTCCAGGTCGCCATCAGCCCGACCAACAAGGCGCCGACGGCGACGGCCACGGTCGGCACGCCCAACGGCGCCACCGGTGTGGTCACCGGCAGCGTCAAGGGAAGCGACGCCGACAAGGACACCGTCACCTACACGCCCGTCTCCGGACCCGCCAAGGGCACGGTAACCGTCACTGCCACAGGCACTTTCGTCTACACGCCGGATGCTGCGGCGCGGCACGCCGCGATGAAGCCCGGGGCGACGGCCGCCGACAAGCAGGACTCGTTCACCGTGGCAGTCGACGACGGCCACGGCGGCGTCGCGACCGTCGCGGTGACCGTCAAGATCGGCCCCGCCAACGCCGCGCCCACCGGAGGCAACGGCACGATCACCCAGGTCGATCCGAGAACTGGCGTCGTCACCGGCACGCTGTCGGCGACCGACGCCGACGGCGACACGCTCACCTACAAGGCATCCTCGCCGAAGAAGGGCACGCTCGTCGTCAACGCGGACGGCAGCTTCACCTACACGCCGTCGATCGCCGCCCGCGACGCGGCGTCGGCAGCCAACGCGGGTGCGGCCACGCAGTCCGAGGACATTCGCATCACCGTGACCGACGGCTACGGCGGCACCGCGACGTTCACCCTCTCGGCGCCCATTACTCCGTACCCTCCTGGCAACCGCCCGCCGGGCAACGGCCAGAACACCGTGACGAGCACGTCGTCGGCCTTGGGCACGGTCACCGGCGTCGTGAGCGCCGTCGACCCCGAGGGCGACCCGTTGACCTACACCGTGACGACCGGTCCGACGAAGGGCGTGCTGACGCTCGATGCGACGACGGGGGCCTACACCTACACCCCGACGGTCGACGCTCGCTACACCGCGCTGGCCACCCCCGGCGTCGACACCGACACGTTCACGGTGACCGTCAGCGACGGCCTGGGCGGCACCATGACGCAGGCGGTCTCGGTGACCATCGCGCCACCGTCGGCCACGGCGGTCGACCAGCGGCCGACGACCGTCGCGATCAACGCACCGGACTTCCTGCTGTACACCCAGGCGCAACTCAACACCGCCCTGGACGCCCTGCAGGCGACCGGCATCGACACCATCCGGGTGATGATCGCCTGGGCGTCGGTGCAACCCGTGCAGGGCTGGTCACTGGACTGGAGTGCGGTCGACCGGGTCATCAACACCGCGACGGCCAGGGGCATCACGGTGCTCGGCGTCCTGAACTCGACGCCGTACTGGGCGGTCACCCCGGGCACCCTGCCGGTGTCGGGCAGCCCCAACGACCCGGCACAGTTCGCCAAGTTCGCGGCCCTGGTCGCGGCCAGGTACAAGGGCAAGGTCGCCAGCTACGAGGTGTGGAACGAGCCGAACGGGTGGCAGTACTGGCAGCCGGGGCCGGACGCCAAGAAGTACACCGCGCTGCTGAAGGCGGCCTACACGGCGATCAAGGGCGCCGACCCCAATGCGCTGGTGGTCGCGGGGGCGCTCGGCTCGGTGATCGACTTCGGCAACTTCACCGAGAACCCGGTGCGCTTCGTCACCGAGATGTATGCCGCGGGCGCTGCCGGATACTTCGACGCGCTGTCGTTCCATCCGTATCTGTACAACAACCCGTTCTCGACGAGCGGCGGGAACCCCGAGTCCGCGCTCAGCCAGGTCAAGCGGATCTACCAGCTGATGGTCGCCAACGGCGATGGCAACAAGAAGATCTGGGCGACGGAGTACGGGCAGCCGGCGTCGGTGGTGTCGGAGGCGAACCAGGCGTCGTTCATCGGCGACTTCCTGCGCGCATGGCGCAACCTCCCTTTCGCGGGGCCCGCGTTCATCCACACCCTGGTCGACTGGAACAGCTCGGATCCCACGGAGGCCAGTTTCGGCATCTACCACAAGGATTGGACGCCGAAGCCCGCGGTGGCCGTCATCGAACAGGTGCTCTCGGAGAACGAGGCCATCGAGGCGGCCGCGGCAGCTGCGGCGCAGAAGGTGTAG
- a CDS encoding substrate-binding domain-containing protein: MIHRFERGRRRLLGASVVGSLLVTVFTACGSADSQSHPSDGVALIVKTTTNPYFVEIQRGAQERAAADGLQLSVASGDRDGDVDGQIHAIDAAIERGDKAIMITPSGQAVDGALKRARRAGIFVVALDTRPNDPAAADITYATDNFEAGRLIGAWAAEKMRGQPVVIAMLDLFVNRAVESDFNRDQGFLEGMGIPLADPSRNGDEAPTGPYRYGTYRIACHEATFGAVDGGREAMRRCLQQDPDVDLVYTINEPAARGAADVLASAGHRATMVSVDGGCRPGMQLVASGVLGATAQQYPREMATRGIDAIAAFLKDQTRPVPDYGVDMITTGVALVTDDPQRGVPSITVADGRKKCWGNAS, translated from the coding sequence ATGATCCACCGATTCGAACGGGGCCGCCGACGACTGCTCGGCGCGTCGGTCGTGGGCAGCCTGCTCGTCACGGTGTTCACCGCGTGCGGGAGTGCCGACAGCCAGAGCCACCCCTCGGACGGGGTCGCGCTCATCGTCAAGACCACGACCAACCCGTACTTCGTGGAGATCCAACGGGGCGCACAGGAGCGCGCGGCGGCCGACGGCCTGCAACTGTCCGTGGCATCGGGTGACCGGGATGGCGACGTGGACGGTCAGATTCACGCCATCGACGCCGCGATCGAACGCGGTGACAAGGCCATCATGATCACGCCGAGCGGACAGGCGGTCGACGGCGCTCTCAAGCGCGCCCGCAGGGCGGGGATCTTCGTCGTCGCGCTGGACACCAGGCCCAACGACCCGGCGGCCGCCGACATCACCTATGCGACCGACAACTTCGAAGCGGGCAGGCTCATCGGAGCGTGGGCGGCCGAGAAGATGCGGGGCCAGCCGGTCGTCATCGCGATGCTCGACCTGTTCGTCAACCGCGCGGTGGAGTCCGACTTCAACCGCGACCAGGGATTCCTGGAGGGCATGGGCATCCCGCTGGCCGATCCGAGCCGCAACGGTGACGAAGCGCCGACCGGACCGTACCGGTACGGCACCTACCGAATCGCCTGCCACGAGGCCACCTTCGGCGCCGTGGACGGCGGCCGGGAGGCGATGCGGCGCTGTCTGCAGCAGGACCCCGACGTCGATCTGGTGTACACCATCAACGAGCCCGCCGCCCGTGGCGCCGCCGACGTGCTGGCCAGCGCCGGCCACCGCGCGACCATGGTCTCCGTCGACGGTGGGTGCCGTCCGGGGATGCAACTGGTCGCCTCCGGCGTCCTCGGGGCGACCGCCCAGCAGTACCCCCGCGAGATGGCCACGCGGGGCATCGATGCCATCGCCGCCTTCCTCAAGGACCAGACGCGACCCGTGCCGGACTACGGCGTCGACATGATCACCACCGGCGTCGCCCTGGTCACCGATGACCCCCAGCGCGGCGTCCCGAGCATCACCGTGGCCGACGGCCGGAAGAAGTGCTGGGGCAACGCGTCCTGA
- a CDS encoding ABC transporter, translated as MTRHTDRRLKIGVCCASLLGYLVVGYWLQVRHGFIIGDSLARVSAAQSVLFSRDPHLAAIGFIFTPLTALVEIPWIALSPWWPDVTARALSGSAMSALFMAGAVLQILSAGIDRGLPRAYSLAVAVLFAVNPMIVFYGSNGMSEAPFIFFMSWAVRRLILWMADDDVHHLVTAGGIAMGLAYLTRYDAVACIAAAGLVVGTTTYLRARARPRLRRALLDLLMVSGPGTAAFLGWAVISWLITGEAFAQFTSQYGNAAILEQSGQQAPTFGTGVGFALACIFLMAPTLLPIATWALVRRRRQSRWQVLIVPVAIFGAALTFQALSYATGSTFPFLRFYIIAVPLTAFLAVLAVPDGMPAVVKRRGRYAPPPRIPDPGRHSRFAYLPVLLALAICVPFTAWGMSLPKYAPQEYALGAVLSPDPDSTSPRKALERRIAASFSTERQIARYLENLHLPDSSVITDTVYGFAILAASPRPQTFVVPSDPDVTALLNDPVDSGIRYLLAVPPTGRGRSDALNLRYPTLYDTGADIATLELEIPNDGDSQPNWRLYKVLDPAPES; from the coding sequence CGCTGGCCAGGGTGTCCGCCGCGCAGTCGGTGTTGTTCAGCCGCGACCCGCATCTGGCGGCCATCGGCTTCATCTTCACCCCGCTGACCGCGCTGGTCGAGATCCCGTGGATTGCGCTCAGCCCGTGGTGGCCGGACGTGACGGCGCGGGCGCTGTCGGGTAGCGCCATGTCGGCGCTGTTCATGGCCGGCGCGGTGCTGCAGATCCTCAGCGCGGGAATCGATCGCGGTCTGCCGCGGGCCTACTCGCTCGCCGTCGCCGTCCTCTTCGCCGTCAACCCGATGATCGTGTTCTACGGCTCCAACGGGATGAGCGAGGCGCCGTTCATCTTCTTCATGAGTTGGGCCGTGCGGCGGCTCATCCTGTGGATGGCCGACGACGACGTGCACCACCTCGTGACCGCGGGCGGCATCGCCATGGGGCTGGCCTATCTCACCCGCTACGACGCCGTGGCGTGCATCGCCGCCGCCGGCCTGGTGGTCGGGACCACCACCTATCTGCGGGCGCGGGCTCGACCGCGGCTGCGCCGGGCCCTGCTGGATCTGCTGATGGTCAGCGGCCCGGGCACGGCGGCGTTCCTCGGCTGGGCGGTGATCAGTTGGCTGATCACCGGAGAAGCGTTCGCGCAGTTCACCTCTCAGTACGGCAACGCCGCCATCCTCGAACAGTCCGGGCAGCAGGCACCGACCTTCGGCACCGGCGTCGGGTTCGCCCTCGCGTGCATCTTCCTGATGGCGCCGACCCTGCTGCCGATCGCGACGTGGGCACTGGTGCGCCGCCGGCGGCAGTCCCGCTGGCAGGTGCTGATCGTGCCGGTGGCGATCTTCGGCGCCGCGCTGACGTTTCAGGCTCTCAGTTACGCAACGGGATCGACGTTTCCGTTCCTGCGCTTCTACATCATCGCCGTCCCGCTGACGGCATTCCTGGCCGTGCTGGCCGTGCCTGACGGAATGCCCGCCGTGGTCAAGCGGCGCGGCAGGTATGCGCCACCGCCCAGGATTCCCGACCCGGGGCGGCACTCGCGGTTCGCCTATCTGCCGGTGCTGCTGGCGCTCGCGATCTGCGTGCCGTTCACGGCGTGGGGGATGAGCCTGCCGAAGTACGCTCCCCAGGAGTACGCGCTGGGGGCGGTCCTGTCCCCCGACCCCGACAGCACCAGCCCCCGCAAGGCGCTCGAGCGTCGCATCGCGGCGTCGTTCTCGACCGAACGCCAAATCGCGCGATACCTCGAGAACCTGCATCTGCCAGACAGTTCCGTCATCACCGACACGGTCTACGGCTTCGCGATACTGGCCGCCTCACCCCGTCCGCAGACCTTCGTGGTGCCCTCCGATCCGGACGTCACCGCCCTACTCAACGACCCCGTCGACAGCGGCATCCGCTACCTGCTGGCGGTCCCCCCGACCGGCCGGGGCCGCTCCGATGCCCTCAACCTGCGCTATCCGACGCTCTACGACACGGGTGCCGACATCGCGACGCTGGAGTTGGAGATTCCCAACGACGGTGACAGTCAACCCAATTGGCGACTCTACAAGGTGCTCGACCCAGCCCCGGAGAGCTGA